Genomic segment of Candidatus Eremiobacterota bacterium:
TCGAAGAATATCACCAGGGCTGTTGAGTATCTGTGCAGCGAGGTGGAAAAGTCTGATGACAAGGGCCTTTCCGTGACAAGTGTGAAGGGGACGCGGGTGCAGGCAAAGCTCGGCCCTTACATTGACACTTTCATGGCGGCCCTCATCCTTTCTGAAGTGAAAGGGAAGATGGCCGACGGGAAAGGCAATGACCGTGTGGCGGCAGCCTTGAGGAAGACTCTCAGGAAGATAGAGCAGAACCAGAAATCCGACGGCACATGGGACAATCAGGGATGGGCTCCCACCCTTTCCCAGTCAATGGCGGGAAAAGCGCTGAACAGGGCAAGCCAGACAGGGGAAAAGGTGAACGAGCAGGTGCGCCAGAAGACTGAAACCTATGCCCGGGGGCAGTTTGATGGCAAGACGGGGGCTTTCAAAAAGGATGGCTCAGCGGGCGTGGATCTCTACTCAAGTGCCGCCAATCTCGGGGCAATGCAGGACTCGGCAAACACCAACCAGATGAAAATGAAAGAGGCCGAGCAGAGGCTCAAAGGCACAAAAAGTGAGAGCGAGCGGAAGGAGATTCAGGGGCAGATTGCCCGATACCAGCAGAATGACAAGGACCTCAGGGCAGCCCAGGAAGCCGTCGTAAAGAGGATGGATGACAAGGCCTTCATCCAGGGCTTCGGCTCCAACGGCGGCGAGGAGTTCCTGAGCTATATGAACATAGGGGAGAGCCTTGTGACAAAAGGCGGCAAGGAATGGACGAAATGGGACAGTTCCATGACAGGAAACCTCAACAACATCCAGAACAAGGACGGGAGCTGGACGGGCCACCACTGCATCACGGGCCGCACCTTCTGCACCGCGGCGGCGCTGCTGGTGCTCATGGTGGACAGGACGCCTGTACCCGTGGCGGCAAAGATGAAGGGGAAATAGAAGGAAGAGTCATGAACACCGCACTCAGGGCGAAAGTGCCTCTTTTGATGGCAGCCCTTCTTCTCCTTGGCATGGTGAGGGTTCAAGGGGCATACGGAGCGTCTCCCGGCGATCCCTCACTTCCGCTTGTGGAGAGAATTGACCGATCCCTGGGGAAGGCCACCCGTTTTATCGTCTCCAGGCAGAGCGAGGACGGGGCGTGGCGATCTGATACCTATGGCTGCTTCAAGGGAGGGCCTGAGCTCACTCCTTACGTGCTCTCGAGCCTTTTCTTTCTTCCCCAGGGAGGCAGGGAGGCAGGGACTGCCTATCAGAAAGGCGTGGCTTACCTGATGAACATGGTAAAAAGCGACGGTACGATCGAAACAGGCCCCGGCGGTCTGATGTTCCCGGTCCATACGTCAGCAATGGCAAGCCGTGTTGTGGTGCTGGCAGGCAGGGATAAGGCCCATCTCATGGGGCAGGCTGCATGGCTTGCCTATCTCAGGGCACGCAGGCTCTCGGGGGACCTGGGATGGACGCCCAAGGACAGTGAATTCGGGGGCTGGGGCTTTTCCCTGGTGCTCCCGAAAAAGCCCGCACCGGGAGGGTCCCGCCCTCCCTTCGTGGAGTCCAACCTCTCGGCCACCCTGTTCGGCCTTGCCGCCCTGCGCTCTGCCAGGGTGCCGGAGAGCGATCCCATCTACGGCGAAATTCTGACCTTTGTGAAGCGCTGCCAGAATTTTTCTGACCCCGGGGAGGAGAGCGATGAAGCCTTTGATGATGGCGGGTTTTTCTTTATCCCTGCCGATGAGGGGCAAAACAAGGCCGGCGTGGCGGGCCTTGACTGTCACGGAAGGAAGCGCTTCAATTCATACGGCTCCATGACGGCCGACGGACTCAGGGCTCTCATAAGGTGCGGCCTCTCAAAAGATGCGCCCCGCGTGGTGGCGGCAAGGAAATGGCTCGAATGGAATTTCTCCGCATCGAGAAACCCCGGCCGTTTCACCGCGGAGCGCGAGGAGCTCCGCAATTCCTATTATTACTATTACCTCTGGGCAGCGGCCCATGCCTTCCAGGCCCTGGAAGTAAAGGAGATTGCCACGAAATACGGCAGGGTGCGCTGGCCTGAAGCGCTAGCAGAGGAGATCATGAACCGGCAGAGAGCCGACGGGTCATGGATCAGCCGCTTTACCGATGCCAAGGAGGATGATCCCCTCGTGGCGGCACCCTGGGCCGCGTCGGCACTTGCCATCTGCCGGTCAATGATGACCGGCGCTCAGGGGACCTTGTTTCCACGGCAATAAAAAATCCCCCCCTTCCCGCTCATGCAGGAAAGGAGGGGATTTTCTCTCTCTTTTACTTGCCTCTCATCTGCTCGAGATCTTCCTTGATAAGCCCCTGGATCAGGAAGAACGGTCCTTTGTCTCCCTGGGCTTTGGCGAGGTATTCCTCGGCCTCGGTATCATTGTTCTTGAGGAAGTAATACTGGGCGATGAAGAAATATGCCTGGTCCTCGCGGATGGACTTGTCACGCTTGGTCTTTGCGGTTTCCATTGCCATATCCTTGAAATCCTTGGGGGTAATCTCGCCAAGGATAAGTCCGAGTGCCTGGGCGGGCCACCCCTTTTCCTTCACCTTGTCATAGTAAGCTTTCATGTCGGAAGTGACATCTTTTCCTGAACGGGCCTGCCCGATATAATTGATTACGTTGTAAATCACGATGTCAGGCCTCATCTCGACGGCCCAGGCGAAGTCCTTGAGCGCGGAGTCATAGCTCTTTTTCTTGAGGTAGGTGATGCCCCTGAGCAGGTAGGCTTCAGCGGCCTTGGGCGCGTAAGATATCGTGTTGCTCGCCGCCTTGATTGCGCCGTTGCTGTCGCCGAGCCTGTAGCAGGCAATGGCCCTCATGATCAGGACTGTCGAGTTCTCGGGCTGCTTGGCCAGGACTCTGTCGTAATCCTGAATGGCTTTTTTAGAGTGCCCGAGGTAGAAATACGCCTGTCCCCTGTAGAAGAGCGCCGTGGCGTTATCGGGGTTCATCTCTATGGCCTTGTTGAGGTCGCTGAGGGCCTGGCCGTAATTTTCCAGCAGAAAATGGGTAAAGCCTCTGAAAGTATAAGCCTTGACATAGGCCTTGTTCATATCTATTGCCGCGTTAAAGCATTTAAGGGCTTCGCCGAACTGCTTCTTCTTGAAGAAGTCGTACCCTCTGTCATAATAGGCTCTTGCGTCTGACCTGGGCGCAGTTTTGATCTCCTTTTTCTTCACTGCCGGCTTGTCGGCCGCCGCTTGATCGTCCTTCTCGATGGCCTTTTCAGCAAAAGCCGCTGAGGTAAGGGACAGAATGAAGGCAAATATCACAAGAATCCCGATGATCTTTTTCATAATTTCCTCCTTTTACGTCACTTTTATTTAATAATGGGGTGAATAGCTGTCCTGGCGCCTCCTTTCCTGATATGATGCATGATTCAAAAGCTCATTTCCATGGGGTTTTTCCGTGCTCCGGGCACACTCAGCTCGTTTCTCTTTATCCTGTCATAATATATTACGCCATTTTTTCCAACATGCCTGCGCGTCATGAAAAAAATGGTTCATACGGTGATGCCATTGATTTCATCTGATTTTTTTTCGCCACTCTCCTCCAGAGCTCTTGCCGCATCTTGCGCGAGCTTGTCGCACCTCTCATTGTATCGGTGGCCTGAATGGCCCCGCACATGAGTGAAGAGGACTTCATGGCTTCCTGTGAGGCAGAGAAGCTCTTCCCAGAGGTCCTGGTTCTTGACCGGTGATTTGTCCGCCTTGTGCCAGCCCCTGGCCTGCCATTGCGAGAGCCAGCTTTTCTGGAAGGCATCGACAATATAGCGGGAGTCAGAGACTATCTCGACAGTGCAGGGCTCCTTTAACGCCTTGAAGGCCTCGATGATGGCCTTCAGCTCCATCCTGTTGTTGGTGGTCTGTCTTTCGCCTCCCGAGAGTACCTTCTCAACGGCACCGTAGGTGAGGATGGCAGACCAGCCCCCCGGCCCCGGGTTGCCCAGACAGGCGCCGTCAGTGTAAATGATGACTTTTTTGCGCTGATTTCCTACCATGACACCCCTCTTGTGATTAATGAGGGATTTGCCATTTTTCCAGGCGATCCCTCCTGGAAAAGGTGAATTGCCTCTCTATAATGAATATAAATAATTTCTCCTGAAATAAAGCGGCGAGGTGAGCAGTGAAATATCAGAGAGTGCTTTTTCTCATACCTGTCCTTCTGCTGGCACTGTACCTTTTATTTCCGGCACAGGGACTTTCGCAGGTCAAGCCAGCGAAAACACCACCGCCCGGGAATGAGGTAAAGCAGTATGACTTCGAGAAGTCGGGATTCTCTGTCACCGTGCCGGTGAAAAGCTGGAAAATCGAAAAAGACACCGATGACTCAAGTTCTCTTGAGCTCACCCTTACAGGAAAAGGTATCGTGGTTCAGATCCTCTCTTTCCAGAAGACTATGGCAACTGTCCCGGAGCTGATAAAGGAGCTGAACAGGACTTTTAAGAAAAATTTCTCTGGCGACGGTGCCCAGGATTATGCCATGCAGTCCCAGAAAGACTGGCGCGCCGGAGCCCTTGCCGGCAAAAGAGTCATAGCGAGATTTCTGCAGGGGAAGGAAGTGTTTTTCAACGACCAGATTTATGCCGAGGGGGACGACAGGGTCGTGGTCTTTACGCTTATTGCAAAGAAACCCCTCTATGATGCAGCTAAAAAGGATTTCGAGAAGATGGCGGGATCACTCATTATGAAAGAGCCGGCAATGCCCGGCTCTCTGCCTGGAGAGTAAGCATGTCAGGTCTGTGGGAAAAGGGGACGGTCATCAAAGACCGCTACCGTATTGAAAAGTTTGTCGGCAAAGGCGGGCAGAAGACGGTGTATCTCGCCACCGATATTTCGGGCCAGCTCGGTGACAGGAAGCTCGCCCTCAAGGAGATGATCGGGAACCCGTCAGACAGCCATAACATTGCCAACATGCATCTCTTTGAGCAGGAAGCCATACTCCTCAAGAACCTCAAGCACGCCGCAATCCCCCGGGTCTATGATTATTTTATTGACCAGGGAAAGTATTACATCGTGCAGGAGTTTATCGAGGGAGAATCTCTCTCCAACCTGCTTCACAAGCACAGCTTTTCCCAGGATGAGGCATTGAGGCTTGTAATCCAGATGGCTGACTGCCTTCAGTATCTCCACAGGCACAGACCGCCCATAATATACAGGGACCTGAAGCCGCAGAACGTCAAGGTGAACAACAACCAGGTACATTTCATCGACTTTTCGGGAGCTCTTCTCCCCGGAATCGGCGAGGAAGCTGAGAAAGCCGTGGTTTTTTCCAGGGGATACACTCCACCAGATGTGAGGAAAAGAAAGAAAATAGATTACACCTTTG
This window contains:
- a CDS encoding terpene cyclase/mutase family protein — protein: MMKRNSLTIAAVLIAAFILAAAPGASAGQGKAEHWTTMVTPKPLSDNVNKGLQWLTEHQLKSGGWGQGEESESMGHGMDNLKAVANVADTCIATLALLRSGSTPAKGGYSKNITRAVEYLCSEVEKSDDKGLSVTSVKGTRVQAKLGPYIDTFMAALILSEVKGKMADGKGNDRVAAALRKTLRKIEQNQKSDGTWDNQGWAPTLSQSMAGKALNRASQTGEKVNEQVRQKTETYARGQFDGKTGAFKKDGSAGVDLYSSAANLGAMQDSANTNQMKMKEAEQRLKGTKSESERKEIQGQIARYQQNDKDLRAAQEAVVKRMDDKAFIQGFGSNGGEEFLSYMNIGESLVTKGGKEWTKWDSSMTGNLNNIQNKDGSWTGHHCITGRTFCTAAALLVLMVDRTPVPVAAKMKGK
- a CDS encoding prenyltransferase/squalene oxidase repeat-containing protein, which encodes MNTALRAKVPLLMAALLLLGMVRVQGAYGASPGDPSLPLVERIDRSLGKATRFIVSRQSEDGAWRSDTYGCFKGGPELTPYVLSSLFFLPQGGREAGTAYQKGVAYLMNMVKSDGTIETGPGGLMFPVHTSAMASRVVVLAGRDKAHLMGQAAWLAYLRARRLSGDLGWTPKDSEFGGWGFSLVLPKKPAPGGSRPPFVESNLSATLFGLAALRSARVPESDPIYGEILTFVKRCQNFSDPGEESDEAFDDGGFFFIPADEGQNKAGVAGLDCHGRKRFNSYGSMTADGLRALIRCGLSKDAPRVVAARKWLEWNFSASRNPGRFTAEREELRNSYYYYYLWAAAHAFQALEVKEIATKYGRVRWPEALAEEIMNRQRADGSWISRFTDAKEDDPLVAAPWAASALAICRSMMTGAQGTLFPRQ
- a CDS encoding tetratricopeptide repeat protein: MKKIIGILVIFAFILSLTSAAFAEKAIEKDDQAAADKPAVKKKEIKTAPRSDARAYYDRGYDFFKKKQFGEALKCFNAAIDMNKAYVKAYTFRGFTHFLLENYGQALSDLNKAIEMNPDNATALFYRGQAYFYLGHSKKAIQDYDRVLAKQPENSTVLIMRAIACYRLGDSNGAIKAASNTISYAPKAAEAYLLRGITYLKKKSYDSALKDFAWAVEMRPDIVIYNVINYIGQARSGKDVTSDMKAYYDKVKEKGWPAQALGLILGEITPKDFKDMAMETAKTKRDKSIREDQAYFFIAQYYFLKNNDTEAEEYLAKAQGDKGPFFLIQGLIKEDLEQMRGK
- the rnhA gene encoding ribonuclease HI translates to MVGNQRKKVIIYTDGACLGNPGPGGWSAILTYGAVEKVLSGGERQTTNNRMELKAIIEAFKALKEPCTVEIVSDSRYIVDAFQKSWLSQWQARGWHKADKSPVKNQDLWEELLCLTGSHEVLFTHVRGHSGHRYNERCDKLAQDAARALEESGEKKSDEINGITV